Proteins co-encoded in one Metabacillus sp. KUDC1714 genomic window:
- a CDS encoding YaaC family protein, with amino-acid sequence MNTQIWERLLSYHSTETVQKKLEKTYEKLLYENSSSRSYDNCLRFVYFLKHGENFFTQANQSPPAIQPMLLFYGISQLIKACLIIIDPEYPSTSSVLAHGVSSRKRKKQQYHFLEDEIKIQRNGLFSHVANKIFQINHLEAEKYSMELLLKQIAEMNEVFSFHHSQKTSVLVDQDHDQFLITESVAQLFHMSPKRLAEFLEERYLFEFDKSNTEGIVLLKSVNSMATYNCMPFSYHLEEGNFYLPTSREVLLKIPELLVHYLLLYNLSMISRYETEWWYELLLGASNDDYPFILRYMEIAKRKIPYFILNFLEHNLK; translated from the coding sequence ATGAATACACAGATTTGGGAACGCTTACTGTCCTATCATTCAACAGAAACAGTTCAAAAAAAACTGGAAAAAACTTATGAAAAACTTTTGTATGAAAATTCAAGTAGTCGTTCATATGATAATTGTTTACGGTTTGTTTATTTTCTAAAACATGGTGAAAATTTTTTCACACAGGCTAATCAGTCACCACCTGCCATTCAACCAATGCTACTGTTTTATGGTATATCACAATTAATAAAAGCATGTCTTATCATTATTGATCCAGAATACCCTTCAACGTCATCAGTGCTTGCTCATGGTGTTTCAAGTAGAAAGCGAAAAAAACAACAATATCATTTCTTGGAAGATGAAATAAAAATTCAAAGAAATGGTTTATTTTCACATGTGGCAAATAAAATATTTCAAATTAATCATTTAGAGGCAGAAAAGTATTCAATGGAGTTACTGCTTAAGCAAATTGCTGAAATGAATGAGGTTTTTTCATTCCATCATTCCCAAAAAACTTCTGTTCTAGTTGATCAAGATCATGATCAATTTTTAATTACTGAAAGTGTTGCACAACTGTTTCATATGTCACCAAAACGTTTGGCAGAATTTCTTGAAGAAAGATATTTATTTGAGTTTGATAAAAGTAATACTGAAGGCATTGTTCTTCTTAAAAGTGTGAACTCAATGGCAACTTATAATTGTATGCCATTTTCATATCATCTTGAGGAGGGAAATTTCTACCTTCCAACGTCACGAGAGGTATTGCTAAAGATTCCAGAATTACTTGTTCATTATCTATTGTTATATAATTTAAGTATGATTTCACGATATGAAACGGAATGGTGGTATGAGCTCCTTTTAGGTGCATCAAACGATGATTATCCTTTCATTTTGCGATACATGGAAATTGCAAAACGAAAAATTCCATATTTTATCTTGAATTTCTTAGAACATAATCTTAAATAA
- the pdxS gene encoding pyridoxal 5'-phosphate synthase lyase subunit PdxS has translation MSNTTGTDRVKRGMAEMQKGGVIMDVINAEQAKIAEEAGAVAVMALERVPADIRAAGGVARMADPTIVEEVMNAVSIPVMAKARIGHIVEARILEAMGVDYIDESEVLTPADEEYHLLKSDFTVPFVCGCRDLGEATRRIAEGASMLRTKGEPGTGNIVEAVRHMRKVNAQIRKVAAMSEDELMTEAKNLGAPFELLLQIKREGKLPVVNFAAGGVATPADAALMMQLGADGVFVGSGIFKSENPAKFARSIVEATTHYQDYELIAKLSKGLGSAMQGIEISSLLPEQRMQERGW, from the coding sequence ATGAGTAATACAACAGGTACTGATCGCGTTAAACGCGGAATGGCGGAAATGCAAAAAGGTGGCGTCATTATGGACGTTATCAATGCAGAGCAGGCTAAAATTGCTGAGGAGGCTGGTGCGGTAGCAGTAATGGCCCTTGAGCGTGTTCCTGCTGATATCCGTGCAGCTGGTGGCGTAGCAAGAATGGCAGACCCAACTATTGTTGAGGAAGTTATGAACGCTGTTTCAATTCCAGTTATGGCAAAAGCACGTATTGGCCATATCGTTGAAGCTCGTATTCTTGAAGCAATGGGTGTAGACTACATAGATGAAAGTGAAGTATTAACACCTGCAGATGAAGAATACCACCTTTTAAAAAGTGATTTCACAGTACCATTCGTTTGTGGCTGCCGTGATTTAGGAGAAGCTACTCGCCGTATCGCTGAGGGTGCTTCTATGCTACGTACGAAAGGTGAGCCAGGTACAGGGAATATTGTTGAAGCAGTACGTCATATGCGTAAAGTAAATGCTCAAATTCGTAAAGTAGCTGCGATGAGTGAAGATGAATTAATGACTGAAGCAAAGAATCTTGGTGCACCATTTGAGCTGCTTCTTCAAATCAAAAGAGAAGGTAAATTACCAGTCGTTAACTTTGCAGCTGGTGGTGTTGCAACTCCAGCAGATGCTGCATTAATGATGCAACTAGGAGCAGATGGAGTATTTGTTGGTTCTGGTATCTTCAAATCTGAAAATCCTGCTAAATTTGCTCGCTCAATCGTAGAAGCAACTACACATTATCAAGACTATGAACTAATTGCAAAACTTTCAAAAGGACTTGGATCTGCAATGCAAGGAATTGAAATTTCAAGCCTTTTACCTGAGCAAAGAATGCAAGAGCGTGGTTGGTAA
- the gyrA gene encoding DNA gyrase subunit A, with translation MSENQNSHVIDRNISTEMRESFLGYAMSVIVSRALPDVRDGLKPVHRRILYAMNDLGMTSDKPFKKSARIVGEVIGKYHPHGDSAVYETMVRMAQDFNFRYMLVDGHGNFGSVDGDSAAAMRYTEARMSKISMELIRDINKDTIDYQDNYDGSEREPIVLPARFPNLLVNGATGIAVGMATNIPPHQLGEVIDGVLALSKEPDISIPELMEIIPGPDFPTGGQIIGRSGIRKAYETGRGSITIRAKVEIEEKPSGKQVIIVKELPYQVNKAKLVEKIAELVRDKKIDGITDLRDESDRNGMRVVIEVRKDANANVLLNNLFKQTALQTSFGINMLSLVDGHPKVLNVKQMLYYYLEHQKVVIKRRTAFELRKAEARAHILEGLRIALDHLDAVIALIRSSQTTEIARNGLMEQFSLSEKQAQAILDMRLQRLTGLEREKIEEEYQSLVKLIGELKAILADEEKVLMIIREELTEIKERFNDERRTEILAGGIENIEDEDLIPVENIVITLTHNGYIKRLPVSTYRSQKRGGRGIQGMGTNEDDFVAQLLTTSTHDTILFFTNKGKVYRAKGYEIPEYSRTAKGLPIINLLSVEKGEWVNAIIPVSEFVDDWFLFFTTKEGVSKRSPLSQFANIRNNGLIAVSLREADELISVKLTDGSKNIIIGTKKGMLIRFHETDVRSMGRTATGVKGISLDEDDEVVGMEILEEGVDVLIVTSNGYGKRTPSEEYRVQSRGGKGLKTCNITEKNGPVVSVKAATGEKDLMLITASGVLIRMDVATISTMGRNTQGVKLIKLDENVVVSTVALVEKEDQETEEVEEGELTETLETSETSETSETPETPEEE, from the coding sequence ATGTCAGAAAATCAAAACTCACACGTCATAGATAGAAATATTAGTACCGAAATGCGTGAGTCCTTTTTAGGCTATGCGATGAGTGTTATTGTTTCACGTGCTTTACCAGATGTTCGAGATGGGTTAAAGCCTGTTCATCGTCGTATTCTCTATGCAATGAATGATTTAGGTATGACGTCAGATAAACCATTTAAAAAATCAGCACGTATCGTTGGTGAAGTAATTGGTAAGTATCATCCACATGGTGATTCAGCTGTTTATGAGACAATGGTACGTATGGCTCAAGATTTCAATTTCCGTTACATGTTAGTTGATGGACATGGTAACTTTGGTTCTGTTGATGGAGACTCAGCAGCAGCAATGCGATACACTGAGGCCCGTATGTCTAAAATTTCAATGGAATTAATTCGTGATATAAACAAAGACACGATTGATTACCAGGATAACTATGATGGCTCAGAAAGAGAACCGATTGTACTTCCAGCTCGATTTCCGAACTTACTTGTTAACGGTGCGACTGGAATCGCTGTAGGTATGGCAACAAATATTCCACCACACCAATTGGGTGAAGTTATTGATGGTGTTCTTGCACTTAGTAAGGAACCAGATATATCAATCCCTGAATTAATGGAGATTATTCCAGGCCCTGATTTTCCAACAGGTGGACAAATTATTGGAAGAAGCGGGATACGAAAAGCGTATGAAACTGGTCGTGGATCAATCACGATTAGAGCTAAGGTTGAGATCGAAGAAAAACCATCAGGCAAACAAGTAATCATTGTTAAGGAATTACCATATCAAGTTAACAAGGCAAAACTTGTTGAAAAAATAGCAGAGCTTGTTCGAGATAAAAAAATTGATGGTATAACAGATTTGCGTGATGAATCAGACCGTAATGGTATGCGAGTTGTTATCGAGGTAAGGAAGGATGCAAATGCAAACGTCCTTTTAAACAACCTTTTCAAGCAGACAGCTTTACAGACTAGTTTTGGTATTAATATGTTATCGCTAGTTGATGGTCATCCAAAGGTTCTTAATGTTAAGCAAATGCTTTATTATTACTTAGAACATCAAAAAGTTGTAATTAAGCGTAGAACAGCTTTTGAATTAAGAAAAGCTGAAGCTCGTGCTCATATTCTTGAAGGATTACGAATTGCACTGGATCATTTAGATGCAGTTATTGCACTCATCCGTAGTTCACAAACAACGGAAATCGCTCGAAATGGATTAATGGAGCAATTTTCACTAAGTGAGAAGCAAGCACAAGCAATTTTAGATATGAGGCTTCAAAGATTAACAGGCTTAGAGAGAGAAAAAATTGAAGAAGAATATCAGTCACTAGTAAAGTTAATTGGAGAATTAAAAGCAATTCTGGCTGATGAAGAAAAAGTACTTATGATTATCAGAGAAGAGCTTACTGAAATTAAGGAACGATTCAATGATGAGCGTCGTACTGAAATATTAGCAGGTGGAATTGAAAATATAGAGGATGAAGATTTAATACCTGTTGAGAATATCGTCATTACGTTAACACATAATGGATATATTAAACGTCTTCCAGTATCAACATACCGTAGTCAAAAACGCGGTGGAAGAGGTATTCAAGGAATGGGAACGAATGAAGACGACTTCGTTGCACAGCTCCTTACGACTTCAACCCACGATACTATTCTTTTCTTTACAAATAAAGGAAAGGTTTATCGAGCAAAGGGCTATGAAATTCCTGAATATAGCAGGACAGCTAAAGGTCTCCCAATTATTAACCTTTTAAGTGTTGAAAAAGGTGAATGGGTAAATGCAATAATACCTGTATCTGAGTTTGTAGATGATTGGTTCTTATTCTTTACAACAAAAGAGGGAGTCTCTAAACGTTCACCATTATCTCAATTTGCCAATATAAGAAATAATGGTTTAATTGCAGTAAGTTTACGTGAAGCGGATGAACTAATATCGGTTAAACTAACTGATGGTTCTAAGAATATTATCATTGGAACCAAAAAAGGCATGCTTATCCGATTCCATGAAACAGATGTTCGTTCTATGGGACGTACAGCCACTGGTGTTAAAGGGATATCTCTCGATGAGGATGATGAAGTAGTAGGTATGGAAATCCTTGAGGAAGGTGTTGACGTATTAATTGTTACAAGCAATGGATATGGAAAACGTACGCCTTCTGAAGAATATAGAGTTCAAAGCCGTGGTGGTAAAGGATTAAAGACATGTAATATTACAGAGAAAAACGGTCCTGTTGTTTCTGTTAAAGCTGCTACAGGTGAAAAAGATTTAATGCTTATTACAGCAAGTGGTGTTTTAATCCGTATGGATGTAGCTACTATTTCCACAATGGGAAGAAATACACAAGGTGTTAAGTTAATTAAATTGGATGAAAATGTAGTTGTATCTACAGTCGCTCTTGTTGAGAAAGAAGATCAAGAGACAGAGGAAGTAGAAGAAGGAGAATTAACAGAAACACTTGAAACATCAGAAACATCAGAAACATCAGAAACACCAGAAACACCAGAAGAAGAATAA
- the serS gene encoding serine--tRNA ligase, producing MLDIKFLRLNFEEVKEKLSKRGEDLTDFGKFEELDKKRRELIASAEELKSKRNDVSSQIAQLKREKQDAEHLIKGMKEVGEDIKVLDDQLREVEMELESLLLSIPNIPHESVPIGDTEDDNIEVRKWGELPQFGFEPKPHWEVADELQILDFERAGKVTGSRFVFYRGLGARLERALYNFMLDLHVDEHGYTEILPPFIVNRDSMTGTGQLPKFEEDAFKIVGEDYFLIPTAEVPVTNLHREEILTAEQLPISYAAFSANFRSEAGSAGRDTRGLIRQHQFNKVELVRFVKPEDSYEELEKLTGHAEKVLQLLKLPYRVLSMCTADLGFTAAKKYDLEVWIPSYGTYREISSCSNFEAFQARRANIRFRRDPKAKVEHVHTLNGSGLAIGRTVAAILENYQQEDGSVIIPEVLRPYMGNKERISL from the coding sequence ATGCTTGATATTAAATTCTTAAGATTGAACTTTGAAGAAGTAAAAGAGAAATTATCTAAACGTGGCGAGGATTTAACAGACTTTGGTAAATTTGAGGAACTAGATAAAAAAAGAAGAGAACTAATTGCTTCTGCTGAAGAATTAAAAAGTAAACGTAATGATGTTTCTTCTCAAATTGCTCAATTAAAGCGAGAAAAACAAGATGCAGAACATTTAATTAAAGGGATGAAAGAAGTAGGAGAAGACATTAAGGTTCTAGATGATCAATTACGTGAGGTTGAAATGGAATTAGAGAGCCTACTTTTATCTATCCCAAACATTCCACATGAAAGTGTTCCTATTGGTGATACAGAGGATGATAATATCGAGGTTCGTAAATGGGGTGAGCTTCCACAGTTTGGTTTTGAACCAAAGCCACATTGGGAAGTAGCTGATGAACTACAAATTTTGGATTTTGAAAGAGCAGGGAAGGTCACTGGTAGTCGCTTTGTATTTTATCGCGGTTTAGGAGCTAGATTAGAAAGAGCACTCTATAACTTTATGCTTGATTTACATGTTGACGAACATGGGTATACTGAAATTTTGCCACCATTCATCGTTAACCGTGATAGCATGACTGGTACCGGGCAATTACCTAAGTTTGAAGAGGATGCATTCAAAATCGTTGGAGAAGATTACTTCTTGATTCCTACAGCTGAAGTGCCAGTAACGAATTTGCATCGTGAGGAAATCTTAACGGCTGAACAGCTTCCGATTAGCTATGCAGCTTTTAGTGCAAACTTCCGTTCAGAAGCAGGATCTGCAGGGAGAGATACGAGAGGGTTAATTCGTCAGCATCAATTTAATAAAGTTGAACTTGTTCGCTTTGTTAAGCCAGAGGATTCTTATGAAGAGCTTGAGAAATTAACAGGACACGCAGAAAAAGTTCTCCAGCTATTAAAATTGCCTTACAGAGTATTAAGCATGTGTACTGCGGATCTAGGTTTTACAGCAGCGAAGAAATATGATCTCGAAGTATGGATTCCAAGCTATGGCACGTACCGTGAGATATCTTCTTGTAGTAACTTTGAAGCATTCCAAGCACGTCGAGCAAACATTCGGTTCAGACGTGATCCAAAGGCAAAAGTGGAGCATGTGCATACACTAAATGGATCAGGATTAGCAATTGGAAGAACTGTAGCTGCTATCTTAGAAAACTATCAACAGGAAGATGGATCAGTTATAATTCCGGAAGTATTAAGACCATATATGGGGAATAAGGAACGTATTAGTTTATAA
- a CDS encoding deoxynucleoside kinase — protein sequence MNLRDKYNIPHNSVITIAGTVGVGKSTMTNALARALDFKTSFEKVDSNPYLDKFYADFERWSFHLQIYFLAERFKEQKKIFEYGGGFIQDRSIYEDTGIFAKMHYEKGTMSEVDYETYTNLFDAMVMTPYFPHPDLLIYLEGSLDDILSRIKLRGRPMEQQTPVEYWEEMHHRYENWINNFNSCPVLRLNINDYDIMTDEQTIEPIIERIGYFIEQSKLLKK from the coding sequence ATGAATTTACGCGATAAATATAATATTCCTCATAACTCAGTTATTACAATTGCTGGGACTGTTGGAGTAGGAAAATCAACGATGACAAATGCTCTAGCAAGAGCTCTAGATTTTAAAACATCCTTTGAAAAGGTTGACTCAAATCCCTATTTAGATAAATTTTATGCGGATTTTGAACGCTGGAGTTTTCATTTGCAAATCTATTTCCTTGCAGAACGATTTAAAGAGCAGAAAAAAATATTTGAATATGGCGGGGGTTTTATTCAAGATCGTTCGATATACGAAGATACAGGGATCTTTGCCAAAATGCACTATGAAAAAGGCACCATGTCTGAAGTAGACTATGAAACATATACAAATCTTTTTGATGCTATGGTAATGACACCTTATTTCCCTCATCCAGATCTGCTTATTTATCTTGAGGGAAGCTTAGATGATATCCTATCAAGAATTAAATTACGCGGACGCCCTATGGAACAGCAAACACCTGTTGAATATTGGGAGGAAATGCATCACCGCTATGAAAATTGGATTAATAACTTTAACTCATGTCCTGTATTACGGCTAAATATAAATGACTATGATATTATGACGGATGAACAAACAATAGAACCAATTATTGAACGAATTGGTTACTTCATAGAGCAATCAAAATTACTAAAAAAATAA
- the pdxT gene encoding pyridoxal 5'-phosphate synthase glutaminase subunit PdxT, with protein sequence MLKIGVLGLQGAVREHIRSIEACGAEGIIVKTHNQLDEVDGLIIPGGESTTMRRLIDKYDFMEPLKNFAATGKPMFGTCAGLILLAKNLVGYSESHLGLLDVTVERNSFGRQKDSFEAELMITGVGEDFVGVFIRAPHIVEVGEDVEILSKHNGRIVAARQGQFLGCSFHPELTDDHRMTQLFVNMVKESK encoded by the coding sequence ATGCTAAAAATTGGTGTTTTAGGTTTACAAGGTGCTGTAAGAGAACATATTCGATCAATTGAAGCATGTGGTGCTGAAGGAATCATCGTTAAAACACATAACCAGCTTGATGAAGTAGATGGATTAATTATTCCTGGCGGAGAAAGTACGACAATGCGTCGTTTAATTGATAAATATGACTTTATGGAGCCATTAAAGAATTTTGCTGCTACTGGGAAGCCTATGTTTGGTACTTGTGCAGGTTTAATCCTTCTTGCTAAAAACCTTGTAGGCTATAGTGAATCACATTTAGGACTTCTAGATGTAACGGTTGAACGGAATTCATTTGGTCGCCAAAAGGATAGCTTTGAAGCTGAATTGATGATCACGGGTGTTGGTGAAGATTTTGTAGGAGTATTTATTCGTGCGCCACACATTGTTGAGGTTGGAGAAGATGTCGAAATTCTATCGAAACATAATGGTCGAATTGTTGCGGCTCGTCAAGGTCAATTCCTTGGATGTTCATTCCACCCAGAGTTAACAGACGATCATCGCATGACACAATTATTTGTAAATATGGTAAAAGAATCAAAGTAA
- a CDS encoding HD-GYP domain-containing protein, producing the protein MKIYIDQLEEGCILSKHIVSASNKLLACKNTVVSRHIKEALQAFLINEVEVESVLEDGKVFQPSYILDEKQKVKEEKVEIEHKKSFNQLYNDTVLSYKRLYMGWQAGALIDITKVRQVILPLVSKLEGHEEEILKLYLYSKQEEYIYHHSVSVALLSAFLAKKLEYKQGDINQIALTGLLCDCGMAKISPNIMTKKVTLTEREYKDIKQHPIHSYNLLKNIMTIKEGVKMGVLQHHERIDSSGYPIGVKGEQLHPYSNIVALADTYQAMVTVRPYRSKQSPFKVLEQIIQDDFGKFDLKVVNELKKALIKFSAGTLVKISNGLEAEIVFVDEQYPTRPIIRSAQTGEIISLKNKSELFIEELI; encoded by the coding sequence GTGAAGATTTATATCGATCAATTAGAAGAGGGTTGTATTCTTTCAAAACATATAGTATCGGCTTCTAATAAGTTATTGGCTTGCAAAAATACAGTTGTTTCAAGGCATATTAAAGAAGCTTTACAGGCATTTTTAATTAATGAGGTAGAAGTAGAAAGTGTTCTTGAGGATGGTAAAGTTTTTCAACCATCTTATATACTAGATGAAAAACAAAAGGTAAAAGAAGAAAAGGTAGAAATAGAACATAAAAAATCATTCAACCAACTTTATAACGACACAGTCCTATCCTACAAACGACTCTATATGGGATGGCAAGCTGGTGCCTTAATAGATATAACAAAAGTGAGACAAGTTATACTTCCATTAGTAAGTAAGTTGGAAGGTCATGAGGAGGAAATACTTAAACTATATCTTTATAGCAAACAAGAGGAATACATTTATCATCATTCTGTTTCAGTCGCCTTGCTAAGTGCTTTTTTAGCTAAGAAGTTAGAGTATAAACAGGGGGATATAAACCAAATTGCATTAACTGGTCTATTATGTGATTGTGGAATGGCAAAAATAAGCCCCAATATCATGACAAAAAAGGTGACATTAACTGAGCGTGAATATAAAGATATTAAACAACACCCTATTCATAGCTATAACCTATTGAAAAATATTATGACAATAAAAGAAGGGGTTAAGATGGGGGTTTTACAGCATCATGAAAGAATTGATAGTAGTGGATATCCAATAGGTGTTAAAGGAGAGCAATTACATCCGTATAGCAATATTGTTGCTCTTGCTGATACATATCAAGCAATGGTAACTGTTAGACCTTATCGTAGTAAACAATCTCCATTTAAAGTATTAGAACAAATCATTCAAGATGACTTTGGGAAATTCGATTTAAAAGTGGTAAATGAGTTAAAAAAGGCACTTATCAAATTTTCAGCAGGTACATTGGTGAAAATTTCGAATGGTTTAGAAGCGGAGATAGTATTTGTCGATGAACAATATCCAACTAGACCAATAATAAGATCTGCACAAACTGGAGAAATTATTTCCTTGAAAAATAAAAGTGAACTCTTTATCGAGGAATTAATATAA
- a CDS encoding D-alanyl-D-alanine carboxypeptidase family protein, which yields MSNLRFKQLIAILFAFTFVISAFAPYSIVSAAEEPISVNAGSAIIIEETTGTILYGKNIDEKLPVASMAKVMTEYLVLEAIEDKKIKWDQKYTPSEYVYKISQNTSLSNVPLRQDGSYSVQELYEAMAIYSANGAAIALAEIIAGSESAFVKTMNEKAKELGLTNYEFVNATGLENEDLQGMHPEGTSADAENQLSARDMALLSQKLIQDFPKVLETASTPKKVFREGTDDRTNMPNWNWMLPGLVYEYEGVDGLKTGSTNNAGSCFTATAVRNGMRVISVVMNAEGKSLHESRFVETKKMLNYAFNNFSVKEVFPANYQIKNQSSIPVVKGKEDNVSIQTKDALTLVVKNGEEKAYKPAFKIDESQLTKKGELTAPVKKDQKVGTMVVNYDGTGSALGFIEKNKTPQVDLITKEAVDKANWFVLSMRGIGGFFSGLWGTVTDTVKGWF from the coding sequence TTGAGCAACTTAAGATTTAAACAGTTGATCGCGATTCTATTTGCGTTCACATTTGTCATTTCAGCTTTTGCCCCATATTCTATTGTAAGTGCTGCAGAGGAGCCGATTTCGGTTAATGCAGGCTCAGCAATCATTATTGAGGAAACGACTGGTACAATCCTCTATGGGAAAAATATTGATGAAAAACTACCAGTAGCGAGTATGGCTAAGGTTATGACGGAATATCTAGTATTAGAAGCGATTGAGGATAAAAAAATTAAATGGGATCAGAAGTATACGCCTAGTGAATATGTATATAAAATTTCCCAAAATACTAGCCTTTCTAATGTTCCTTTAAGACAGGATGGTTCTTATTCAGTACAAGAATTATACGAAGCGATGGCAATTTATTCAGCTAATGGTGCAGCAATTGCATTAGCTGAAATTATAGCAGGTTCGGAATCAGCTTTTGTAAAAACGATGAATGAAAAAGCGAAAGAACTTGGTCTAACAAACTATGAATTTGTTAATGCAACAGGTTTGGAAAATGAAGATCTTCAAGGGATGCATCCTGAGGGAACAAGTGCAGATGCAGAAAACCAATTATCTGCTCGTGATATGGCATTACTCTCTCAAAAATTAATTCAAGATTTCCCAAAAGTTTTAGAGACGGCAAGCACTCCTAAGAAGGTATTTAGAGAAGGTACAGATGATAGAACAAACATGCCAAACTGGAACTGGATGCTTCCAGGATTAGTTTATGAGTATGAGGGTGTGGATGGTTTAAAGACAGGTTCTACAAATAATGCTGGTTCATGTTTTACTGCAACTGCTGTTAGAAATGGTATGAGAGTAATATCTGTCGTAATGAATGCTGAGGGTAAATCATTACATGAATCTAGATTTGTTGAAACGAAAAAAATGCTGAATTATGCCTTCAATAATTTTTCAGTTAAAGAGGTATTCCCAGCTAATTATCAAATTAAAAATCAATCTTCAATACCTGTTGTAAAAGGTAAAGAAGATAATGTATCTATTCAGACAAAAGATGCGTTGACTCTTGTAGTAAAAAACGGTGAGGAAAAAGCTTACAAGCCAGCTTTTAAAATTGATGAAAGTCAGCTAACAAAAAAAGGTGAGTTAACTGCTCCTGTTAAGAAAGATCAAAAGGTTGGAACTATGGTAGTTAATTATGACGGAACAGGTAGTGCATTAGGCTTTATAGAAAAAAATAAAACGCCTCAAGTAGATCTTATTACGAAAGAAGCTGTTGATAAAGCAAACTGGTTTGTATTATCAATGAGAGGAATTGGAGGTTTCTTTAGCGGTCTATGGGGAACTGTAACAGATACAGTAAAAGGTTGGTTTTAG
- the guaB gene encoding IMP dehydrogenase, translating to MWEQKFSKEGLTFDDVLLVPAKSEVLPRDVDLSVKLTPSLKLNIPIMSAGMDTVTEAELAIAIARQGGLGVIHKNMSIEQQAEQVDKVKRSERGVITDPFYLTPEHQVFDAEHLMGKYRISGVPIVNNPEEQKLVGIITNRDMRFIQDFSIKIYDVMTKENLVTADVGTTLKDAESILQKHKIEKLPLVDNDGVLKGLITIKDIEKVIEFPHSAKDEHGRLIVAAAVGVTADTMTRVKKLVEKSVDAIVVDTAHGHSKGVLETVKAIRDEYPTLNIIAGNIATAEATKALIEAGANVVKVGIGPGSICTTRVVAGVGVPQITAVYDCATEARKHGVSIIADGGIKYSGDMVKALAAGGHAVMLGSLLAGTSESPGETEIFQGRRFKVYRGMGSVAAMEKGSKDRYFQEDNKKFVPEGIEGRTPYKGPLSETIYQLVGGIRSGMGYCGTKDLQELRENTQFVRMTGAGLKESHPHDVQITKEAPNYSL from the coding sequence ATGTGGGAACAAAAATTTTCTAAAGAAGGCCTTACGTTTGATGATGTATTATTAGTACCAGCTAAATCAGAGGTATTACCAAGGGATGTCGATTTAAGTGTAAAGCTAACACCTAGCTTAAAGCTTAATATTCCAATTATGAGTGCTGGTATGGACACTGTAACAGAGGCAGAGCTTGCTATTGCAATAGCAAGACAAGGTGGTTTAGGTGTTATTCATAAAAATATGTCAATTGAGCAGCAAGCAGAGCAGGTTGATAAAGTAAAAAGGTCTGAACGGGGAGTTATTACAGATCCATTTTATTTAACTCCAGAACATCAAGTGTTCGATGCTGAACATTTAATGGGTAAATATAGAATTTCTGGTGTTCCAATTGTAAACAACCCTGAAGAACAAAAGTTAGTTGGAATCATTACAAATCGTGATATGCGTTTTATCCAAGACTTCTCTATAAAAATCTACGATGTGATGACGAAGGAAAATCTTGTTACAGCAGATGTAGGGACAACATTAAAAGATGCAGAGAGTATTTTACAAAAGCACAAAATTGAAAAACTACCTCTTGTAGATAATGATGGTGTATTAAAGGGGTTAATTACCATAAAGGATATTGAAAAGGTAATTGAGTTCCCGCATTCAGCTAAAGATGAACATGGTCGTTTAATAGTTGCAGCGGCTGTAGGGGTAACTGCAGATACAATGACGCGTGTAAAAAAGTTAGTAGAAAAAAGTGTAGATGCAATTGTTGTTGATACTGCACATGGTCATTCAAAAGGGGTTTTAGAGACAGTAAAAGCAATACGTGATGAATACCCTACTTTGAATATTATTGCAGGTAATATTGCCACTGCTGAGGCTACAAAGGCATTAATTGAAGCAGGTGCTAATGTTGTAAAAGTTGGAATTGGGCCTGGTTCAATTTGTACAACACGTGTTGTAGCTGGTGTAGGTGTTCCTCAAATTACAGCTGTATATGACTGTGCTACTGAAGCAAGAAAACACGGGGTATCCATTATTGCTGATGGTGGAATCAAATATTCCGGAGATATGGTAAAGGCTCTTGCAGCAGGTGGTCATGCTGTTATGTTAGGTAGTCTTCTTGCAGGTACTTCTGAAAGTCCTGGAGAAACGGAGATTTTCCAAGGAAGACGTTTTAAAGTATATCGAGGAATGGGTTCAGTTGCTGCAATGGAAAAGGGAAGTAAAGATCGTTATTTCCAAGAAGACAACAAGAAGTTTGTTCCTGAAGGAATTGAAGGAAGAACTCCGTATAAAGGACCGTTATCAGAGACAATTTATCAGCTTGTAGGTGGTATTCGATCTGGTATGGGATACTGTGGTACAAAAGACCTTCAAGAACTTAGAGAAAACACACAGTTTGTACGTATGACAGGAGCGGGTTTAAAGGAAAGTCATCCACATGATGTACAAATTACAAAAGAAGCACCAAACTATTCACTATAA